The region GGTAAAGATACATATAAGCAGCGTTAAAAAAAATATTATAGACCCTGGTACATCAAATCTTCCCACCTGACCCTTTATATTAAAATTCCTATTGTTCATTATGTTCAATAGATTAAATATTATTACTATGGGAAAAATTACTGACAATAAGTACGAAAAACCTTGCTTAAAATTAATCTTCAACATTTTGAGTGAAAACTTATAAATACCCATTCCCAAATCGCCCCTTAATCCATATTATCAAACAAAGCCTGTGATTCTTTAGATGTTATGTCAACTATCTTGTAGAAAAATTCTTTTTGGGTTAAATTCTCCCTATTAAGAGTTTCATCAATTTTTCCGTCTCTTAAAAATACAAGCTTCTTTGCATAACTAGCTATCATGGAATCATGAGTAACCATAAGTATCGCTATTCCGTCCTCTTCATTACGCTTTTTAAAAATTTTGAGAAGTTCATGAGAATTATTTGTATCCAAACTTCCAGTTGGCTCATCTGCCACAATTAGCTTAGGATTAGAAATTAACGCTCTTGCTGCAGCAGCTCTCTGCCTTTGCCCACCAGAACACTCACTTGGAAAGCTATCAAGCACTTCATAAATATTTAATTCTTTAGCAAGCTTTTCAGTCCTTTTATCTATTTCTTCTTTTTGTACATCATCAAGCACCAAAGGGACTCCAATATTTTCTCTAATAGTGAGTGTATCTGCTAGATTAAAATCTTGAAAAACAAATCCCATATTTTTATATCTGATTTTAGCAACATCCTCTTCTGACATATCATATACACTTTGACCATTAATCCTAACAGTACCCTCAGTTGGCATATCTATAGTTGATAATACATTAAGGAATGTTGATTTTCCAGAACCAGATGGTCCCATTATACATACAAAATCTCCTTCATTAACTGTCATATTAAGATTATTTAAAACTTTTACTTTGTGCTTGCCATCATAAACTTTAGTAATATCTTTTGCAAATAATATTTCTTTCATTTTAATTCTCCCCCTATCATATTCCTGATTTTGTATAACAAGTCCCCGCATTATAAAATTCTATATGCCTTTTTTTCAAATATTAGTTTTGTATACATAATATAAGAAACTACAGCAGTAATAAAAAATACTATAAACAATATACACAACATAAAAATACTTATTTCCATAGATATAATATTGTTCTTTACAAATAAGTAAGCAAAAATTAAAATTGGTACCAATGATATACCCACATTTATAGTATAAAAAATCTTAAATTCCTCATTCACAATGTTTTTTAGCTGTTTACTAGTATATCCAATGATTCTTAATTGAGCAAATGTATGTCTTCTTGAATCAATATCAAGTATGGTTTTATAAACAAGACTCGATGCAATCATTATCATAGATGTAACATATGAAATTACACATACAGTTTTTATTTGAGGTTTATCTCCGAAAGCTGATGCAATACATAAAATTACCTCTGTAGTAATAATTAAAGTTGTAATTATAAATTTTACTTTCTTAATGGATTCATACACATTGCTTAAAGCTATTAGCTTTATTTTATCTTCTGAATATTTTTCTTTTTTAAGTTTCAATATTTCTTCAGGAATATAAAAATTTAAAATTCCCCTTACTCCAAATATAGTAAATACAACATTGAAAATACCCATTGTAGCCACATCTGTAGGCTCCTTACATATAAATATTGATAATATTGGGAGTAAATACAAAATAATATATATCCTAGAATCAAACTTTAAAGATCGTACATCTCGAGATCGAACTTTCTTATTTATATTCATCAAATCAATAATTTCCCTAGTAGAAGCATAACTATAATCCCCCATAGAAACATATCCTATCTGTAAAAACAAAATTGCTATAGTCCCCCCAACAGCTGTAGGGCTTAATATCCATATGCTGCCCTTTAATCCCATTACCGAATACATTAATTTTAAGAACAGTGGCATAAATAATATTCCAAGTATTATTCCTATAGCCCCTCCAATAATTTCTACAACAGCATTTTGAAAAAGCAATGTTTTTGCTAGTGTTCCTGATGTCATGCCATTTAACTCTTCAATTGCCATTTCCTTTGATTTCGATTTAATAAAATATGCATTAGCATAAAAGCTAAAAATACAAACAAGAATTGCCAGAAAAAACACTACTACAGCTGCATCATTTGCATTGTTACCTCCACCATTAACAAAAAAAGTTTGATTATTAATCATATTAATCAAATTAACTATAATTGCTATGGGAAAAATTATAGCAAACAAATACAAAAGACTTTGTTTAAAATTCACTTTTAGCATTTTTAAAGAAAATTTATACGCACCCACAATAAGATCTCCTTAAATTAGTAAGCCCAAAATATTTCTCATCTTATGTAAGTAAAAAAATGCATCTATTTTTATCCCATTTTATCAAATAAATCCTGTGATTCTTTAGATGTTATATCGACAATCTTATAGAAAAATTCTTTTTGAGTTGAATTTCCCCTTTCAATAACTTGATCAATTTTTCCATCTCTTAAAAACATTAGTTTCTTTGCATAACTAGCTATCATTGAATCATGTGTTACCATGAGTATAGCTGTCCCTTCTTCGTTACGCTTTTGAAAAATCTTAAGCAGTTCATGAGAATTCTTGGTATCTAAGCTTCCTGTCGGTTCATCTGCTACAATTAGCTTTGGATTTGTAATTAATGCTCTTGCTGCTGCCGCTCTTTGTCTTTGTCCTCCAGAACATTCATTAGGATGCCTATCAAGAGTTTCAAAAATTCCAAGTTCCTTAGCAATCTTTTCTGTCCTCTCATTTATCTCCTTCTTGCCAACATTACCGAGCACTAATGGAATTCCAATATTATCTCTAATAGTTAATGTATCCATTAAATTAAACTCCTGAAAAACAAATCCTATGTTTTCATATCTAAGCCTTCCTACATCAGAATCCGGCATAGTATATATACTCTTACCATCAAACTTAATAACTCCCTGACTTGGAACATCTACAGTTGAAAGTACATTTAAGAATGTTGATTTTCCAGAGCCTGAAGGTCCCATTATACAAACAAAATCGCCTTCATCAATTGTCATATTAACTTTATCTAAAACTCTAACCTTTTTTTTACCACCATAATTTTTAATAATATTTTTTGCAAAAAGCAAATTACTCATTTTAATTCCCCCAATAAGATACCTTGTATTAAGTTATTTTTACAATTATAAGATTCTATAAGTCTCTTCTTTAAATACCAACTTCTTATAAACAATAAAAGAAAGTACAATTGTAATTAAAAACACTGCTAAAAACACAACAAGCATCATTATGACTAATTCTGTGGATATGATATTACTTCTTCTAAATAGGAACAAAAATATTAAAATATGAATTAATGGCACTCCTATAGTTATGGCATAAAAAACTTTTAATTCATGCTTTGCGGCACTCTCTAATTGTTTCCTAGTGTATCCAACCAGCTTTAATTCCATAAACCCGTGTCTCCTATTATTACTATCAAGCACTATTTTATACACTATACTTACCGCAATCATTACCACTGTAATAACATATGAAATTATACAAACAGCTCTAACACGTATATCATTTGGATACATTGCCATTATACATAGAATTGCTTCTACCGAAACTGCTAAGGTTATAATTAAAAACTTTAACTGCTTTAAAGAAGCATATACATTACTTAAAGATATAAGTTTTACTTTATCATTTAAATATTTTTTCTTTTTAAGCTTTAATATAGTTTCTGGAATGTAAAATTGTAAAAGTCCAGGAACTCCAAGCAAAGTAATTACAATGTTTAAATTTCCAATTCCTTCAATTTGCTCAGGTTTTGTAGCTATAAATAAAAATATTATTGGAATTAAGTATATAACAAGGTATACCTTTGAATTTATGTGTAAAAATCTTAAATCCTTAGGTCTACTCTTTTTATTTGCTCCAATCAAATCAATAATTTCCCTAGTAGATATATAACCATAGTCTCCTAAGCTCACATATCCCAGCTGCAAAATTAAAACCCATATAGTACTCCAAATACCATCAGGACTTATGGCAAATATACTGCCGGTTTTTCCCATAGCAATATACATTATTCCTAAAAATATAGGTACTAATATTATTCCAAATACTATTCCTATAGCACAGCCTATAACTTCAATGACGAGATTAGTAAAAAGAATCATTCTAGCTAATTTACCAGGCCATATTCCTCCAAGTTCTTCTATTGCCATTTCCTTTGACTTTGAAGTAATAAAATATAAGTTCGCATAAAAAGTAAAAACGCATACAAGAACTGCTAAGAAAAATACTAATCCAGCTGCTATATCAACTTTTCCTGCCTGATAAATATAGAAAAAACTTTTATTATTCATTACGTTCAAAAGATTAAATATTATAGCTATAGGAAAACTTATAGATAATAAATATACTATAGTCAGCTTTCTATCTAGCTTTAACATTTTTAGCGCAAATTTATATGCTCCCATATTAATCTCTCCCTTAGTTCTAAAATTGAGACAACGTTTACATAATTACTATAACCTAGATTCTAAAAACTTAATTGCTTCATCTGCCCACCTAATATTTGCTTCACACGTATATTCACTTTTTAATATACATAATTTCCAAAACTCTAGTCCATCCCTAAATTTATTATCATCCTCATTTGTACCGCATTTATCATTTTTCAATTCTTCAAGATTATGGAGCTGTTCTTGCTTATATTTTTCAAGTGTTTCTATAGCCTCCTCCAAATTTCTTGATGCTTTAAAAAACAAATAAACTACAAAAGGATCATTCATTGTTCTATTCTTTGGATATTTCCTAAGCCAAGCAAAAAATGCTTTCTTACCATCATCAGTAATTGAAAATACCTTTTTATCCGGTCTATCCGATTGATTGACTACCGAATGCATTACATATCCCTTTTCTTGCAATTCGTTTAAATCCCTATAGACTTGGCTTGCCTGAGCTGTTTTGAAAATTTTGTCATGTGAATTTAAAATTTTAGTTATATCATATCCCGTCTTATCTTTAAAATTTAATAAACCAAGTATAGAAAACTTTAACGACATGATAAAATAATCACCTCTTTACATTAAAATAAAGCATATATACTATGTATAATATTATACATGTATAATATTCCACTTAC is a window of Clostridium pasteurianum DNA encoding:
- a CDS encoding ABC transporter ATP-binding protein, whose protein sequence is MKEILFAKDITKVYDGKHKVKVLNNLNMTVNEGDFVCIMGPSGSGKSTFLNVLSTIDMPTEGTVRINGQSVYDMSEEDVAKIRYKNMGFVFQDFNLADTLTIRENIGVPLVLDDVQKEEIDKRTEKLAKELNIYEVLDSFPSECSGGQRQRAAAARALISNPKLIVADEPTGSLDTNNSHELLKIFKKRNEEDGIAILMVTHDSMIASYAKKLVFLRDGKIDETLNRENLTQKEFFYKIVDITSKESQALFDNMD
- a CDS encoding FtsX-like permease family protein gives rise to the protein MGAYKFSLKMLKVNFKQSLLYLFAIIFPIAIIVNLINMINNQTFFVNGGGNNANDAAVVVFFLAILVCIFSFYANAYFIKSKSKEMAIEELNGMTSGTLAKTLLFQNAVVEIIGGAIGIILGILFMPLFLKLMYSVMGLKGSIWILSPTAVGGTIAILFLQIGYVSMGDYSYASTREIIDLMNINKKVRSRDVRSLKFDSRIYIILYLLPILSIFICKEPTDVATMGIFNVVFTIFGVRGILNFYIPEEILKLKKEKYSEDKIKLIALSNVYESIKKVKFIITTLIITTEVILCIASAFGDKPQIKTVCVISYVTSMIMIASSLVYKTILDIDSRRHTFAQLRIIGYTSKQLKNIVNEEFKIFYTINVGISLVPILIFAYLFVKNNIISMEISIFMLCILFIVFFITAVVSYIMYTKLIFEKKAYRIL
- a CDS encoding ABC transporter ATP-binding protein codes for the protein MSNLLFAKNIIKNYGGKKKVRVLDKVNMTIDEGDFVCIMGPSGSGKSTFLNVLSTVDVPSQGVIKFDGKSIYTMPDSDVGRLRYENIGFVFQEFNLMDTLTIRDNIGIPLVLGNVGKKEINERTEKIAKELGIFETLDRHPNECSGGQRQRAAAARALITNPKLIVADEPTGSLDTKNSHELLKIFQKRNEEGTAILMVTHDSMIASYAKKLMFLRDGKIDQVIERGNSTQKEFFYKIVDITSKESQDLFDKMG
- a CDS encoding PadR family transcriptional regulator; protein product: MSLKFSILGLLNFKDKTGYDITKILNSHDKIFKTAQASQVYRDLNELQEKGYVMHSVVNQSDRPDKKVFSITDDGKKAFFAWLRKYPKNRTMNDPFVVYLFFKASRNLEEAIETLEKYKQEQLHNLEELKNDKCGTNEDDNKFRDGLEFWKLCILKSEYTCEANIRWADEAIKFLESRL